The following nucleotide sequence is from Myxococcus stipitatus.
TTTGTGGGGACCGTGGAGGTCCCGGTCGGGTCAAACGTAGGAATCGCCTCCTCGGGGTGGGAACCGCGTGGAATGGCCGCCTGCCCGCCCTCCGGTCAGCCGAGCTCGCCGTCCAGGTGCATCATCACCGCGAGCGCCGCGAGCGCCGCCGTCTCCGTGCGCAGGATGCGCGCGCCGAGCGTGACCGGCCGGGCACCCAGGGCCTTCAGCGCCTCCACCTCCTCGCGCGCCAGCCCGCCCTCGGGGCCCACCACGAGCGCCACGGGGGTGGTGGCGCCCGCGGCGCGGAAGGCCTCGCCCAGCGGCACCGCGGACTCCTCCTCGTCGAGCACGAGCACCACCGTGCCCGGCGCCAGCGCGCGCGCGGCCTCCCCCAGAGGACGCGGCGTCTCCACGCGGGGCACGTCGTCGCGGCGGCACTGGCGGGCGGCCTCCTCGACGATCTTCGCCCACCGCGCGGTGCGCTCCCGCGCGCGCTGGGG
It contains:
- a CDS encoding 16S rRNA (uracil(1498)-N(3))-methyltransferase codes for the protein MVRLFAPIPEPAPTEVTLTGDRRHYIVHVLRLGEGDAVEVFDGKGRAFASRVAAVDEHGVRVTLGDARRAPARREVSVLQGLPKGDKLELVLQKGTELGASAFLPVDTARSVVKLEPQRARERTARWAKIVEEAARQCRRDDVPRVETPRPLGEAARALAPGTVVLVLDEEESAVPLGEAFRAAGATTPVALVVGPEGGLAREEVEALKALGARPVTLGARILRTETAALAALAVMMHLDGELG